One window of the Glycocaulis alkaliphilus genome contains the following:
- the rfbD gene encoding dTDP-4-dehydrorhamnose reductase: MARLLILGLTGQLATELIAQAPAEGWEVTALGRDVADFADPLACAAALGELLPADAVINAAAYTAVDRAESEEALAHTINAETPGRLAALCAGRGVPFIHVSTDYVFDGRKSGPYVETDLAAPQTAYGRSKLAGEHAVLDGGGRSLIARTAWVYSAHGHNFLKTMLRLGAERDELRVVDDQHGCPTAAPELARCLLVAARAMAERRSDGGVYHLAGDGQTSWAGFADAIFDHAAPHWKRRPAVIPITTAEYPTPAPRPANSRLDSSRFETGFGTRPFGWEACLGEIVKKILTSEK, from the coding sequence GTGGCCCGCCTTCTCATCCTGGGCCTTACCGGCCAGCTTGCCACAGAGCTCATCGCCCAGGCGCCCGCGGAGGGCTGGGAGGTGACTGCGCTGGGCCGCGATGTGGCGGACTTCGCTGATCCTCTGGCCTGCGCCGCGGCGCTGGGAGAGCTCCTGCCTGCTGATGCGGTCATCAACGCCGCGGCCTACACGGCTGTGGACCGCGCCGAGAGCGAGGAGGCGCTGGCCCATACCATCAACGCCGAAACACCGGGCAGGCTGGCCGCCTTGTGTGCCGGGCGGGGCGTGCCTTTCATCCATGTCTCCACCGACTATGTGTTCGATGGACGTAAATCCGGCCCTTACGTGGAAACCGACCTTGCCGCTCCGCAAACTGCCTATGGCCGCTCCAAGCTGGCAGGCGAGCATGCCGTACTTGATGGCGGTGGCCGCAGCCTGATCGCGCGTACCGCATGGGTATATTCCGCGCACGGCCACAACTTCCTGAAGACCATGCTGCGCCTCGGTGCCGAGCGCGACGAGCTGCGCGTGGTGGACGATCAGCACGGATGCCCGACCGCCGCGCCTGAGCTGGCCCGCTGCCTCCTGGTAGCAGCCAGAGCGATGGCAGAGCGGCGCAGCGATGGCGGGGTCTATCATCTCGCGGGAGACGGACAGACGAGCTGGGCCGGGTTTGCCGATGCGATCTTTGACCATGCCGCGCCGCACTGGAAACGCCGCCCGGCGGTAATCCCGATCACCACAGCCGAATATCCCACGCCAGCGCCGCGCCCGGCCAATTCCCGGCTGGATTCCAGCCGGTTCGAGACCGGGTTCGGTACGCGCCCCTTTGGCTGGGAGGCGTGTCTCGGCGAAATAGTGAAAAAAATTCTCACATCAGAGAAATAG
- the rfbC gene encoding dTDP-4-dehydrorhamnose 3,5-epimerase: MVELVAEALDGVKLVRSRRLEDERGYFTESWNARAFAAIGIHTAFVQDNHSRSVKAGTVRGLHYQAPPFAQAKLVRVSQGRVLDVAVDARRGSPTYGQHFKAELSADNGLQLFVPAGFLHGFMTLEDECHVQYKVDAHYDKASDGAVRFNDADLAIDWGLPAARAILSEKDAAAPLWRDFASPFVWQGG, translated from the coding sequence ATGGTTGAACTGGTCGCAGAGGCCCTTGATGGCGTGAAGCTGGTGCGCAGCCGCCGGTTGGAGGATGAGCGCGGCTATTTCACCGAGAGCTGGAATGCGCGCGCCTTCGCCGCCATCGGTATCCATACCGCCTTCGTACAGGACAATCATTCCCGCTCGGTGAAGGCCGGGACGGTGAGGGGGCTGCACTATCAGGCCCCGCCCTTTGCGCAGGCCAAGCTGGTGCGGGTCTCTCAGGGGCGGGTGTTGGATGTGGCGGTGGATGCGCGCCGTGGCTCGCCCACTTACGGCCAGCACTTCAAGGCGGAGCTGAGCGCGGACAATGGCCTGCAGCTCTTCGTGCCCGCTGGCTTCCTGCACGGCTTCATGACGCTGGAGGATGAGTGCCACGTCCAGTACAAGGTCGATGCCCATTACGACAAGGCGAGCGATGGGGCGGTGCGCTTTAACGATGCTGATCTCGCCATAGACTGGGGCTTGCCAGCGGCGCGCGCGATCCTGTCGGAGAAGGACGCGGCTGCCCCGCTCTGGCGAGATTTTGCCTCGCCCTTCGTGTGGCAGGGCGGGTAG